The Thermus amyloliquefaciens nucleotide sequence GGGCCCGGGCGGCGGCGTCCGGGCTCATCTCCAGGTCCTGGGCCAGCTCCCGGGCGGAGTACTCCCCTCCCCCAGGGCCCAGATGTGGAACCACACCAGGCGGGCCGAACAGGGGAGGCCGCGGAACTTCTCAGGGTCGTAAAGGGGACGCCTAGGCACGCTCACAGTCTAACCGGCGGGCAGGCCCGGCGCGGCCCCGAAGGGGCGGCCCCCGGCCGAGCGTCAGCTGAACCGCGGCGGCATGTACGGCGCGGCGGCCCGGGGCCGAGCGCCGGGCCGGGAGGGAGAAGGCGCCCGCGGCGGGTGGTGGGCAAGGGCGCGCCCCGGCCCGCCCGCCCCTCGCGGGGGCAGGCGAGGCGGGGCTTCCTCACAGGTCAGCTCCTTAGACTTCCCACCCCGTTGGGGAAAGCCTCCCCTACCAGGGCGGTGAGGGCCCGCAGAGTCTCCTTCTCTACGGCCCAAGCCACCCGGGCCATCTCCAGGTTGGCCTCGGCCACCCGGTACACGGCCCGGGCACTCCGCACAGCCTCCTCTTCCTCCTGGGTCTTTTCCAGAAGCTCGGCCTGCCGGGCCTGCTCGTTCCGGCCCTCGAGGCCCTCCCGGATGGCCCGGCGCGGGCGTCTTCCAGGGCGTCCTGGGCCGCCTCGAGGGCCAGCCTGGCCTCGGCGTGGGCGGCGATGGCGGCGATGAGGGCCCGGCCCGGTCCCTGAGGGCCTCCAGAACCTCATCCACGCGGGCCTTGAGCTCCTCGGTCTGGATCTGGGTCAGGTTCTCGCTCACGGCTTCCTCCTGGAAGGGGGGCGGGGCGGGCCCCGCCCCCCCGCGGGCTACCTGGTGCCGGGGCCGAGGCCCTTCACCTCATCGGAGAGGGAGACACCCGGCCGGATCCTGGGGCCGAGGGCCGAGGCAGGGGCGGAGAGGAGGAGGAGAAGGCGAGGAGAAGGCGAGGGCGCGCATTAGAAGGGCACCTCCTCTTCCCCGGCAGGCTGGCAGGCTCCTTCTCCCGGAGGATGCGGGCGGCCTCGAGGCGGGCCTCCTCCAGAAAGGCGTGTACGCTCTGCTCGAAGGGACTGGTAGTCCGCGAAGGCGCGGGCGAAGGTAAGGGCCTCCTGCAGGCGGCGTGGACCTCCTGGGCCAGGATGAGGGGGTAAAAGCGCTGGTGGCCTCCCCCTGCCACCGCCCACCCGTACAGCTCCGCCACCTTCTCCCGGACGCGGGAGATCAACCACGCCGCATGCCAGAGGGCCTGCTCCCGGGTGAAAACCTGATCCTGTGCCTGTGTGTTACGCTCCTTCATGGTTTCCTCCTTTGGAACCCGGAGGCCTGGCTCTTGGCGGGGTCCCGGCCTCCGTTTCCATCTCCATAATATGACACAAAATAGGAGTTGTCAAGCTCTGGAAGCTAAAAAATAGCTTCCTGAACTGAGTACAGAACCCACCCCGGAACCCGCCAAGGGAAGGGAGGCCCACCCCGGCCCGGCAGGGCGCGATCCCCGGCCACCCACACAGGAAGGCCCGCCCCCCACCGCCAGGCGGAGGGCCAGGGAGGAGCCAGGCCCCAAAGCGGGAGCGCCCCCCACCGGGGAAAGACCAGAAGGGCGGAGGCGGGGGGCAGGCCGAGGCCCGGGTGGCCGAGGACCACGGCCCGGGTGCGCTGGTGGAGCCGGGCGGCGGGGGGCCCGGAGAAGCGGGAAGCCTCCACCACCACGGCGGAGGGGCAGGCCAGGCGCACGGCCCGATCCACCCGCGCTGGTCCCCTACCCGCACTACACCCCCTGAGGCCAGAACCAGAGCCACCACGGGGGCCACAGGCCAGGGGAACCATGCCGAGAGCCCGCAAAGGCCACCACGCCAGAGAGAGAAAGAACCTGGGACACCTTAGACACCCCCCAACACCCGCGCACTTTTCCCGCGCCGGGCGCAAGGGCCCCAAAAGGGGGCGCGGAGGGCCGGAGGCAAGGCTGGGGGAGGGGCCCCACCCCGAAGGGCTTGGCCTTGCCGGGTCAGCCCGAAGGGCTAAGTTCCGGGCCCGGAGCGCCCTACAATGGGGCCCAGCCCGGCGCGGAAAGGAAAAGAAGCTTCCACTCTCCCCGCCCCCCTTCGGGGTGGTCACCGCAAGGCGTACATTTCGGCCGACGGGAAGGGGGGCGGGGCAGGGGTGGGGGAAGGGCGGGGGAGGCTGAGGCGAGCCTGAAGAGAAAGTCGTTAAGGCTGTGTTCCCAGGAGCACCACCTCCACCGTCACCCCCTTGGGCCCGATATCCCTCACCTTTACCTCCACCACCTGGCCCGCCACGGGGGAACGCACGAGCTGACGCTCCGCCTCCCGGTCCCGCCTCCGCTCGAGCCTCGAGGCCTCCAGCCTGGCCGCCCGGATGCGCTCCTCCAGGCGGGCCCTCTCCCCTGTGAAGTCCACGGCCAGGCGGGTGCGCTTCTCCTCCAGGGACCGGACCTTGGCCTCGGCCTCCGTCAGGCGCAGGAGGGGCTCCGCTCCCTGGGCGGCCAGATAGCGGATCCTCGCCAGGGCCTCCCGGGCCTGGAGCAGCTCCCTCTCCACGGCCTCCCGCTCCACCCGGTAGCGCTCCTCAGTCGGGCCAGGTCCGCCTCGAGGCGGCCGCCTCCTCCCGGCGGCCTGCGCCCTCTCGGAAAGCTCCTCCAGGGGCACATCATCCACATAGCGGGCCAGAGGCTCCCCCTCCTCCACCCGATCCCCAGGGCGCACCAGGAGGCCGGAGAGGCTGGGAAGGTCGGGGATGACGATGGGGTGGAACTGCGGCAGGGTGGGGAGGCTGGGGAGGACGAGGGAAGCCTCCTCCCCGGGGGCGAAGGCGGCCCGCACCACAGCGCTCCCCGCCTTCAGGTACAGGCCGGAGAGGGGATGCAGATCTCTGGCCGGGCGGCGTGGAAAACCAGGCGGGGCGGGCTCGCCGTGGCCGCCACCCTGGGGTAGGTCCCCACCGGGCCACCAGGGGCGGGGCTCGGTGGCGGCACCGCTTCCCCGGTGATCCACACCCGGCGGGCCCCCGGGGGAGGGCCTGGAGGAGCTCCCCACCAGCCTCCCCGAGAGGTCCACCCGCCACTCCCTCAGAACCTGGGCCCGTCCCCGGTGCATGCGCACCCGGTAGGCCACCACCTGCCCGTCCCGGCTCACCGCCAGGGTTCGGCCCAGCTCGTCCTCCACCAGGACCCCCTCCCGGCCCAGGGCCTCCACCACCAGGAAGCGCCCCTCGAGGCCCTCCTGGGTTTCCCGGTTGAACCCCTTGACCTCCGCCCAGACCTCCCAGCGCTCCCGCCAGTCCAGGTAGTCCAGGACGGCCACCTCCGGAGTGCCCACCAGGTGCCGGAAGGCGGAGGCGAACCCCTGGCCTGACACGGGCCAGAGGACGAAGGCGAAGAGGGCCAGGACCAGGGCCAGGGTGGCCTCCTGGGGGGAGGCGTAGCGGATCCGCCACTCCCGGGACGCGAAGAACCAGAACTGCACCCGCCACGGCCAGAGGAGGGGCACCCCGTTCACATTCAGGGTGTCCAGGAGCAGGTGGCTGAGGTACCCCGCCAGAAAGGCCCAGTAGGCGGAGGGGTTGGCCCGCCAAAGGGGGTAGAGGAGGAGGGCCAGGGCCAGGGTGAAGAGAAGGGAGTGGGTGAGGGTGCGGTGGCCAAAGCGCCTTTCCAGGAAGGACGACAGAGGGCGCACGAACTTCCCTGGGCCGGAGGTGGTGGTGTCCACATCGGGCATCACCGAGCCCCAGGCCAGGGCCAGGCCCTCCAGGAGGCCCACCTCCAGCCCCACCCCCCGGAGGAGGGAGGCGGTGAGGGCGGCCCGGCCAGGTGGGTGCCGGCGGTCATGGCCCCTCCTTGCAAATACCATGGTATATACTGAAAGGGGAGGTTTCCCCTTGGGCTTCGCCTGGGATGAGGCCAACACCGCCCACATCGCCCGGCACGGGGTGCGTCCCCAGGAGGTGGAGGAAGCCCTCACCGACCCCAAGCGGCTGGTGCTCCGCACGCGCTCCCAAGGGGGCGAGGAACGCTGGGCGGCCCTGGGGGCCACGGAAGCCGGAAGGGTCCTCTTCGTGGTCTTCACCCGCAGGGAAGGCAGGGTGCGGCCCATCACCGCCCGGGACGCCACCTTGGAGGAGAAACGCCGCTACCGGAGGAGGGGAAAGTAAAGCATGAAGAGAATGCGGAAGGTGCACAGCCTGGAGGAAATCCCCGAGTTTGCGGGCGAGGAGGAGGAAGCCCGCTTCTGGGAAGAGCACGCCCTGGGGGAGGAGCTTCTGGCGAAGATGGCCCCACCGCCGGAGGGCCTTCTGCCCCCGGCCCGCCCCAGGACCCGGCCCGTTTCCATACGCCTGGACGAGGACCTCCTGAGGCGGCTCAAGGCCATCGCCCGGAGGAAGGGCAAGGGCTACCAGACCCTCCTCAAGGAGTTCGTGCTGGAAAGGCTCTACGAGGAGGAGAAGCGGGAAGGGGTCATCTAAGACCGCCAAGGGCTTCCTCCAGGAGCCTTAGGGCCCGGTCCAGGTCGGGCACCCGGCCAGGATGGATTTCGTTAAGGTCCAGCCACACGGCGGAGAGGAGGCCGTGGAGCTCCTCGGCCTTCTCCCGGGAGAGGACGCCCCCTCGGGGGAGGTCCCGGGCCCTGGCCTCCAGGTAGGCCAGCCGAGCTAGGAGCTTCTGCCGTTCGGCTTCCACGGAGCTCAGCCGGGCCTCCAGCTCCGCCACCCGCCGCCTCAAAAAGTCATGCCCCTCCACCCTCATCTTCCCCCCTCGCACACCCGCCCGCTTTCGTGGTAGAGGCGGACCTCGAGGTCCTCGGACCAAGGGTCGGGGGAGAGACTCACCAAGTAGAAGGCGCAGGCGGGGCGGTCCGCCTTCCCCCTCACCTGGAGGAAGGAGGCCTTCCCCTCCCGCACCGCCTCAGCCGCCCTCTCCCCTCCCGGCCCTCCAGCACCAGGGCCAGGGTCCCCTCGAGGCCAGCCTCCCCACCCTCAGGGCGCAGGAGGGCCGCAACCTCCCGGCCCTGGCGGTAGAGGTAAACCCTTACCTTCAGAGGCTCCCCGGGGATGGGTTCGGCCAGGTACCCCTCGCCCTGCCAGCGGTAGAGGCGAAGGGGCACCTCCACCTCCCGACCCGCGGTGGGGGGCTGGCAGGCGGAGAGGGCCAGGAGGAGGAAGAGGGGAATGGATGCGGAAAACCTCATGACGCCTCCTAAAACGCTCGTTAAGGCCCCCGGGAGCCAGGGGGGGCTCCTGATGTACCCCCCTTGGTTTCCAGGGGCCTCAGAAGGCCTCTCAGGGCGTCCAGGGTCAGGCCCGCCGCCCGGGCGAGATCCTCGAGGGCCAGGGCCAGGTCCAGGTTGGCCCGGTACAGGGCCAGACGGGCCTGGGAAACCCGCTCAGCAGCGGCCAGGACCTCGGCGGGGGTGGCGGCCCCCACCCGGGCCCTGGCCTGAAGGGCCTTTAGCTCCGCCTCCCGGGCCTCCACCCCGTCGGCGGCGGCGCGGGCCGCCTCCCGGGCAGAGAGCCAGCGGAAGAAGGCCCCGCCACCCGCAGCCGCACCTCCCGGCGTTGGGCCTCGGCCTGCGCCTCGAGGGCCCGCAGGGCTGGACCCTTGTCCCGGAAGAGCTCCACCAGGTTCAGGGACAGGGAGAGGCGGTACGAGGGGGCCACCTGCCCGTACTCACCCGCCAGGGCGGCCCCCACCTCGGCGGACACCGCCCCAAGTATTCCGAGGGTCTGGCGGGCCGCCTCCAGGTCCGCCAGGGTCTTCAGGTAGACGGGATCCCGGGGCAGGGCCTCCTCCACCAGGCGGTCCAGGATGCGGGCCTCCTCCTGGGTCAGGCCGGGGGCCTGGGCCAGGGCAGGAAGAAGGGCGAAGAGCAGGATCCACCACCTCACCGGGCCACCACCGCCTTTCTCAGCCAGGGGGCCAGGACCACGAAGGCGGCAATGCCCAGCCCACCGGCCACATACAGGTCCATCTCCCCCCGGGCCAGACCGAGGTAGCGGGCGGCGATGGCCACGCCCCCGCCACCAGGAGGATGGGAGCCAGGGCCACCCCGCGCTCCTCCCGCTGCGCCAGACCCTCTGCGTACCCCGTGCCCACATCCCGGTTGCGCACGATGTCCTCGGCGCTCACATACCGGACCAGCCGCTCCACCTCCCCCGGCACCCCGGCGGAGAGAGCCACCACCCGGGAGAGGTAGGCCTCCTTGTCCTCGGCCACCACGCCGTAGCGTTCCACGAGGGCCTCGGCCAGGGCCCGGGTTTCCCTGGGGGAAAGGGGAGGCAGGTCCACCCGGTCCAGACGCATCCAGAGGCGCTTGGTATTGGCCTTGCGCAAGGTTTCGGGGTGGACGGCCAGCACCAGGTTGGTCACCTCTGCCAAGGCCACCAGCCAGGGGATCATGCTCCCCTGGACCCCTGTGGCGTCGTCCACCACCACCGTGGCCCGGTTCACCCCCCTCTCGGCGTAGGTCCTAAGGGCCTTCACCAGGCTCTTGGCCTTCTCGTCGTTGGACGGGTAGCGCTTGCCCCAGGCCTTCAGGTCCGCCTCCGGGTCCTTGGAGATGCCCACCCCCTCCACGGGGATGCGGGCGTCCCAAAGGCTCCGGAAGAGGTCCTTCAGAAAGGCCCCGAAGGGTGAGAGCTTGTCCGCCCACAGGACGACAGACCACGCCTCGAGGGCCGGCCGCAGCTCCTGGAGGAGGGCCGTCTTCCCATAACCTGGCGGGCCCACCAGCACCACCCCCCTTCCCGCCCTCACGGAGAGGAGGACCGCCCTCCCCTCCTCCGTACGGCCCACGAACATACTTCCAGAGTAACAGACTTCCGAACTCTGTAACTCTGTAACTCTGTAACTCTGTAACTCTGTAAGTCTGTAAGTCTGTAAGTCTGTAAGTCTGGAACTCTGTAACTCCGGAAGTCTGTAAGTCTGAAACCAGCAGACCCCCAAAGTCTGCTGGTTCAAGAAACGAAGGTTGAGCCCAAAGACCTCCTCAGGCCTCCAGCGCCTTGGGCCGCCGACCCGGTGTGAGGAAATCCAACTCCTCAGACAACTCCAAGGCCTCCCTGGGCTCCGCTTCCTCCTTAGCGGAAGCCAGAAGCTTGCGCTGGAGGGTGGTGGAGTCCACATCCAGAAGCCCCGCCGCCTCGGAGACGGAAAGCCTCCCCTGATAGACCGCCCTTCGCACCCTCCGCAGGACTGAAGGGGGAAACCGACCGAGATCTCCCAGGGAAGAAGGGGCGGGGAGGCGGTAAGGCTCCGGGGAAAGCCCCAAGGCCTCGGCCAGCACCCTGGGGCTGACCAGCGACCACGCCTTGAGGGTGTCCTTGGAGATCAGGCGTTCGTTGAGGAGGCGGTACAGGATGAAGGTGTAACTGACCCCAAAATGATGGGCAAGCAAAAGGGCGTCCTCAGGGGAGAGCTTGCGCGGATCTCTGACCCGCTCTCTTACCTGCTCCCTGAGGGCCTTTCCTGGAACCAGGAAGTGGGCAGCCCAGGCATTGGCGAAAGTCTCCACCTCCTTCTCTTCGGGAAGAGGCTCTCTCCGGCAAAGGATGCCGGGGAGGCGGAAATGGTACAGGGCGTGGCTCAGCTCGTGGGCCAAGGTGAAGATCTGGCGGCCCGGGGTGCTATCCACATTGACCAGGACGCTGAACCCCAGTTGGGGGTGGCGGTAGAAGGCCCCCCAGATGGGGACGGGGGAACCCTCCCCTTCTGGGACCTGGTCTCTGCCCCAAGCCCCTCCTTCCCCCAAGGAAGCGTGATAAACCAAGATGCCCAGCTCGTCCAGCAACACCCGTAGATCGGGTATTACGTCCTGCCCTAGGGCAAGGCGCTCACGAACCTTCCTGGCCTCACTCGAGGCCCGCCGCACATCGGTAAGCCAGCCTCCGTGCAGCTCCTTTAAGGGGCCCTGTGGGACGGGAGAAAGAACCTCTCCTTCCTCCTCCAGGAACTCCGCATAGGCGTCCAGGAACTCCAGCCACCTTTGGATCTCGAAGCGGGCCTTGGCGGATAGGTTTACCCCCTCGGGAAGGAGCACGCTGAGGCCGTCCCGGTACTCGGCCTCCCCCCCCTCAAAAAGGCTTTCCTCCTTTAGACCATAAAGCCAGGCCAACCTCTGAAGGTGGAGGGCCGGTGGGAGCCTGTCCCCCCGTTCCCATTGGGCCAGGCTCTCCCGGGAAACGCCCAAGGCCTGGGCCACCTCGTCTTGGCTAAGGCCCAGCCGATCTCGCGCTTGGCGCAACTTGGCCGCTAAGTCCTTTGGGGCAATAGAGAGCATGGCCGACACCTCCTTGGAGATAGGGTTACCTCACGGCAAGCAAATGTCAACTTGTGTTTTATTAAAATCGGCCATTTTTGCCTTTTTCATGCGTTAAATGATAATGAAATTACCGGTACTAACGAGAACGGCGTTGACTTTTCACCCCGGAGTCCGCACAATCGACTTGATGCTGACCGGAGATCCGCAACCCCCCGGCCAAGCCCTTGGGAGCTGGCAGGCTGTAGCGGACAACAACATTTTCGCCCTGTTCGTAGACTCTGGGAACGCAACCCTCCTTCATGAGATTGCCGGGACCGTGGTGGGCCCGCCTTCCATCATCAACCCCGACCCCCTAGACAGGTTGGGCGAATTCAACCGACTTGTTCCAGAAATCCCCCGACGAGCAGCCTACCTGCAACAGCACGGCACCCTTTGGGCAAGCGTGACGCTCACGCCCCAAGAACTCCACCTAGTTGCGCAGCTGGCTACCCAGTGCCGGCGCCTCAAGAACCGAAGAGGTGACCTCGAGGCCCTAGCCCTTGCCATAAGCCGGAAGTACCTCCTCCTGACCGACGACGGCGCCCTGCGAAGGGAAGCCACTGCCCGCGGGCTGCAGGTAAAAGGGAGCTGCGGACTGTTGGAGGTAGCCGTGGCCAAGGGCCTTTTGACCTGCCAAGAGGCGGCGCATATCTACAACAAGGTTTTTAAGAGAAAGCTGGGGTTATACACCGATCTGGCCTTTATTTGCCCCCCGGGGACTTGCCAGAAGGAACCTTAGGCCCGCTTGCCCTTTGTGCGTCCTTTGGGTAGAATGCCTCCCGTGGACAAACCCCTCTTCCTCACCCCCGAGGAGCTGGCAGGAGCTCTCCGGGTGAGCCCTGAAACGGTGCGCAGGTGGCTCCGCACCGGGGAGGTAAAGGGGCACCGGGTCGGAAGGCTGTGGCGGGTGCCCTGGGAGGAGGGCGTCCGGCTTCTCGGCGGCGAGGAGCGCCTGGAAGAGGCCCTGAGGGAGGTCCAGAGGTGAGGGTGGTGGCGGTGGTGAACGGCAAGGGCGGGGTGGGCAAGACCACCACCGCGGTGAACCTGGCCGCCATCCTGGCG carries:
- a CDS encoding metal-dependent hydrolase; protein product: MVFARRGHDRRHPPGRAALTASLLRGVGLEVGLLEGLALAWGSVMPDVDTTTSGPGKFVRPLSSFLERRFGHRTLTHSLLFTLALALLLYPLWRANPSAYWAFLAGYLSHLLLDTLNVNGVPLLWPWRVQFWFFASREWRIRYASPQEATLALVLALFAFVLWPVSGQGFASAFRHLVGTPEVAVLDYLDWRERWEVWAEVKGFNRETQEGLEGRFLVVEALGREGVLVEDELGRTLAVSRDGQVVAYRVRMHRGRAQVLREWRVDLSGRLVGSSSRPSPGGPPGVDHRGSGAATEPRPWWPGGDLPQGGGHGEPAPPGFPRRPARDLHPLSGLYLKAGSAVVRAAFAPGEEASLVLPSLPTLPQFHPIVIPDLPSLSGLLVRPGDRVEEGEPLARYVDDVPLEELSERAQAAGRRRPPRGGPGPTEERYRVEREAVERELLQAREALARIRYLAAQGAEPLLRLTEAEAKVRSLEEKRTRLAVDFTGERARLEERIRAARLEASRLERRRDREAERQLVRSPVAGQVVEVKVRDIGPKGVTVEVVLLGTQP
- a CDS encoding BrnT family toxin gives rise to the protein MGFAWDEANTAHIARHGVRPQEVEEALTDPKRLVLRTRSQGGEERWAALGATEAGRVLFVVFTRREGRVRPITARDATLEEKRRYRRRGK
- a CDS encoding CopG family antitoxin, producing MKRMRKVHSLEEIPEFAGEEEEARFWEEHALGEELLAKMAPPPEGLLPPARPRTRPVSIRLDEDLLRRLKAIARRKGKGYQTLLKEFVLERLYEEEKREGVI
- a CDS encoding ATP-binding protein — its product is MFVGRTEEGRAVLLSVRAGRGVVLVGPPGYGKTALLQELRPALEAWSVVLWADKLSPFGAFLKDLFRSLWDARIPVEGVGISKDPEADLKAWGKRYPSNDEKAKSLVKALRTYAERGVNRATVVVDDATGVQGSMIPWLVALAEVTNLVLAVHPETLRKANTKRLWMRLDRVDLPPLSPRETRALAEALVERYGVVAEDKEAYLSRVVALSAGVPGEVERLVRYVSAEDIVRNRDVGTGYAEGLAQREERGVALAPILLVAGAWPSPPATSVWPGGRWTCMWPVGWALPPSWSWPPG
- a CDS encoding XRE family transcriptional regulator, whose translation is MLSIAPKDLAAKLRQARDRLGLSQDEVAQALGVSRESLAQWERGDRLPPALHLQRLAWLYGLKEESLFEGGEAEYRDGLSVLLPEGVNLSAKARFEIQRWLEFLDAYAEFLEEEGEVLSPVPQGPLKELHGGWLTDVRRASSEARKVRERLALGQDVIPDLRVLLDELGILVYHASLGEGGAWGRDQVPEGEGSPVPIWGAFYRHPQLGFSVLVNVDSTPGRQIFTLAHELSHALYHFRLPGILCRREPLPEEKEVETFANAWAAHFLVPGKALREQVRERVRDPRKLSPEDALLLAHHFGVSYTFILYRLLNERLISKDTLKAWSLVSPRVLAEALGLSPEPYRLPAPSSLGDLGRFPPSVLRRVRRAVYQGRLSVSEAAGLLDVDSTTLQRKLLASAKEEAEPREALELSEELDFLTPGRRPKALEA
- a CDS encoding helix-turn-helix domain-containing protein, giving the protein MPPVDKPLFLTPEELAGALRVSPETVRRWLRTGEVKGHRVGRLWRVPWEEGVRLLGGEERLEEALREVQR